The Rickettsia endosymbiont of Gonocerus acuteangulatus nucleotide sequence GAACTAAGTAATAATACATCTGATAAAATACATATATATACTGTTGATGATAGTGAATATAAGCTTACAGGAGATATACCTTATTCAGCATAATTAGATGTTCAAATAAAAGTAAGAAGCAAATTTACTAACCTGATGCTAAAACCTCAAAACCTTGATTTTAAGCTACGTCCGCCGTTTGATACATTCGTACAAATAGCAAAAATTGAAGAGTGGTGCACCCGAGAGGAGTCGAACCCCTAACCTTATGATCCGTAGTCATATACTCTATCCAATTGAGCTACGGGTGCTAAATCCTAAAGAAGCATATATAAAAGCTTATAGTTTGTCAAGAAACACTTCAGGTTAACGATTTATACTCAATCTTTCCAAATAAAACTTCCTCTACTGACTTTTCATTTATTAAGAATATATGTTATAATTCCATTTCTTAAAAAACAATAAAATATACAAAACTTACGCTATGTTTGATATAATGCCCATGAATTAAGGGATATTATGAAGTGCTTCACTATAAAACATTGCTGTGTAATAAGAGTTTTTAGCATATTTGCTATAACATAGCGTAAGTTTTGTATAAAAATAATTATAATTAATAGTTGAATTATTATTTCGGATATTGTATATAAAGTTTCATAATTAATAAGAGAAAGAAAATGCATAAAATTTTTAAGCTAATTATAGTTTGTTTGCTTGGTATTAATATTACCGCACAAGCTGAAAATATGTCGGAAACTGCCAAAAAGAATCTAGAGATAATTAACTCCTTAAATGTTGAAAGAAAATGGCAGAAAGGTAGAGTAATAAACTGTAGGACAGGTGAAACTTTATTAGCAGAAACAGAAAAATACGACTCTCCCAAGTTAAAGCGTTTATCACATTGTAGTTGTTTTGCGTATGCTGCTTCTAAGGCATTAGGTCTTCCGAATAAGTCGCTACTTCCTCACCCTGAGGGTGATAAGGAATTTATACCTGCTTTGTCAAATAAACAGGCTGAATGGCTTGAAACAGAAGGGGTAAAAAATGGATGGAGTTATATCAAGACTGCAAATCATGATGATGGTTTTATTCAAGCACAAAAATTTGCTAATCAAGGACATTTTGTTGTGTCGGTATAGCATAAATCATTAAGATACTGACAATTTAATAGTATTAAAAACAGCATCATAAAATGTTTCAAAATCTCCTACAACTTTCCTAATTTCATTTTTTATCTTAAACCAGTAATGCTCTATAGGATTTAAATCAGGAGAGTAAGTTGGTAAATACAATATGGTACAACCAACGGATTCAATTAACTCTTTAACTTTAGAATTTTTATGAAAATTAATGTTATCCATAATAACGGTTTGCCCAGGTTGTAATTCTGTAATTAATACATCCCTAATATAAGTTTTAAAGACCTCTGTATTACAATTACCTTCAAATATTACAGGAGCAATAAGATTACCATTACAAAGACCAGCTATCATACTTATTCTAAATTTATGTTGATACACCTTTTCTCCATAACACCTTTGTCCTATAATGCTCCATCCATACTCTTTGCAAGCATTATCCTCTATTCCAGATTCATCAAGATATACTAATTTGTCTTTTGTGATGGTTTGTATCTTTGCTATAAATTCATTTCTTAATTTAATATCTCTTTTCGGATGAAAATGAGTTTTTTTATAGCTATAGCCAAGTTTTCTGATTTGTCTTAAAATAGTTACAGATGCAATATTACCCCATTGCTTTGCTAACTCCTTTGATGTTTTATTCATATTAGCTTTAAAAAATTCTTTAAAAGATTCTGAATCTTTTATCTTATGACTATGTCCTTTCTGATAACCAGTTGCTGCTTCTAAAGTACCTTGCTTATCTTTTAATTTTTTCCATTTATATATAGTATCACGACTTACATTAAATAATTTACTTACCTTACTTATTCGTATCCCTGCTTCTACAGCTTTTATAACTCTTAGTCTTAGTTCTATTGCATATGCTCGTGCCATATCTCTTTACATGCTTGTTAATATTTGCTTACTATAACATGATACTCTCGCTCTGTCAGTACCTTAATGACTTATGCTATACTGTATCAATTTTCAGCCGTTGCATATTAAAAATCTGTATCATTTTTCGACCGCTGTTGACAGTAGTTTAGAATATCATAAATTTGCTTAAAAAATTGCCTTTAAGCATTAGAATTTAAAGAATGGAGCAATTTACTCAAAATTGCTTCGTCATTTAATGCATGCTCGTAATATTGAGCCATCAATAAAATATTCAGGATGCTCGGTTGTTATTTTTTGTGTCAGTTCAGGATAGGCTTTGGTAAATTCTATAGCACAAATAAAATCTTTATTAGGATGGTTAATAGCTCCTAAACAAATCGCTTCAAAACATAATATTTTAGCAGTTTCTATATTTTGAGCACTTGATAAATCCCTTAATTGCTTTGCTAAATATTTATCACATAAATGATCTTTTATCCCTCCAATATCTAAAAGCGAGATACGAAGATCAATTTGGAAAATAGTGTCATTGTCAATTAAAAAGGGACCAGTAAATTGCACGAAAAAGGAACCACTATATTTAAAAATTTTTATGCCATATTACCTCCAGATTTATAGTTATTAATACGATAACTTTTACCTTTTATGTTTAGTATATGAGCATGATGTACCACTCGATCAATAATTGCATGAGTTAATACTTCATCAGCAAATATTTCATTCCATTTTTCAAAATCCTTGTTTGTGGTAATAATGGTAGATTTATTTTCATATCGTTTAGCAATAATATTAAAAAAGTCTTCTACTGAATGTTTTGGCAATTGCTTAAACCCGAGCTCATCAAGAATTAATAAATCAAACGATAGGAGTAATTTAACCTTTTTGTGATAACTATTATCTGCTCTTGCAATATGTAAATTATAAAGCATATCCGATACCGTAGTAAAATATACAGAGTATTCTCGTGTTAAAGCTTTTAATGCTAGCCCAATGGCAAGATGAGTTTTCCCAGTTCCTGAATCACCTATGAATATTACATTTCCCTTAGTATTAATATAATCACAAGTTGATAAATCACTTATTACTTTGGCATCAACACTTGGTTGGAAATTAAAATCAAAGTCTTCTAAATTTTTAGTTACCGGCAATTTAGCAGCACTTTTACGGCGACGGTAATTATTATCCTTACGGTTAGATTTTTCATCTTCACATAATAGTGATAGAAATTCTTTAAATCCTAGTTTATTATTTTGAGCATAAATAATCCTTTCATTTAAACTATTGACTATACCTGATAATCTAAAGCTTCGTAGGTCATTAAATAAGTTCTGCATTATTACCTCCAAACTCTGGTAATGGTAAGTTTACTGCATTACTATTTAAAATATTCTTAATTTTAGAGTAAGAACTTATACCATAATGTAGTGCTCTATGACAGGCTTTATCTATTAAGTCATCATTGTAAACCTTACGTAAAGAAATGATACCTCGTGCACAACGTTGCCAATCATTCACTCTTGTTTGTTGTAATGATTCTAATAATAAACTGCAATTATTCCCTATCTGCTGCATTTGTTGTTGATAATGTTCACTATATTCTATAAAACCTGGGCATAGACGTTTGTATTTAGCATAATGAGACGGATTAGTGGTAAATATCCCCTTGCCCTCTGTTCTAACGTGTCTTGCTATTAAATCATTTTGTATAGAAAATATTTGAACAAGTTTTGGGGACAATTGTACCATTACCTCACTGTATATATATTTTGCTGGTACAGAGTAATAATTATTATCTATGGTAATATGACAATCTTTTGCTACTTTTCGATTATGCCAAGATGACAAATCAAAAGTTTCTAATGGTAAAGGAATCAAACTACTTCTTTCCTCTTGCTCAAACAGTTCTCTAGGTATTCTCTTAGTAGTACCATGTATTCGGCTATTGGCCTTATTTAACCAATTTGCAAGACCATTTGTTAATTCTTCATATCTATCAAATTTACGACCAGCAAAAAAATTATTTTTAACGTATTTTATTCCCGACTCAACTTTGCCTTTTTCTTGCGGTTGATACACTCGACAAGGAGAAAGTAAAATTCCATAATGATCGGCTAAGCACTTATATTCCTTCTGATATACTGGCTCATAAAAATTGGCATCTACTACTCCAGCTTTAAGATTATCAAGTTTTATTACTTTTGGACTACCAGCAAAATAATTAAATGCATTGATATGACATTGAATCCATGTTTGACAACTTTGATCAAACACTACTTCATAATAATCAAGGCGACTATAGCTTAAACGCATATTAAATACATATGCTTTAACTCTACGCCCTTTAGAATTATACTGTAAGCCTATGTCACCAAAATCTACTTGTGTTTCCTCTCCTGCTAAAGTATGAAAACG carries:
- the istB gene encoding IS21-like element helper ATPase IstB, translated to MQNLFNDLRSFRLSGIVNSLNERIIYAQNNKLGFKEFLSLLCEDEKSNRKDNNYRRRKSAAKLPVTKNLEDFDFNFQPSVDAKVISDLSTCDYINTKGNVIFIGDSGTGKTHLAIGLALKALTREYSVYFTTVSDMLYNLHIARADNSYHKKVKLLLSFDLLILDELGFKQLPKHSVEDFFNIIAKRYENKSTIITTNKDFEKWNEIFADEVLTHAIIDRVVHHAHILNIKGKSYRINNYKSGGNMA
- a CDS encoding IS630 family transposase; this translates as MARAYAIELRLRVIKAVEAGIRISKVSKLFNVSRDTIYKWKKLKDKQGTLEAATGYQKGHSHKIKDSESFKEFFKANMNKTSKELAKQWGNIASVTILRQIRKLGYSYKKTHFHPKRDIKLRNEFIAKIQTITKDKLVYLDESGIEDNACKEYGWSIIGQRCYGEKVYQHKFRISMIAGLCNGNLIAPVIFEGNCNTEVFKTYIRDVLITELQPGQTVIMDNINFHKNSKVKELIESVGCTILYLPTYSPDLNPIEHYWFKIKNEIRKVVGDFETFYDAVFNTIKLSVS
- the istA gene encoding IS21 family transposase; translation: MYTTIITLYKQGNSQRNIAKLTRTDRKTVRKIINRYVEAGTESPAIYERSSVLDFWHEKIIELLEKNLSYIRIFEELKNQGYTSSYTSLTRYIKKYKIKDNSCIRFHTLAGEETQVDFGDIGLQYNSKGRRVKAYVFNMRLSYSRLDYYEVVFDQSCQTWIQCHINAFNYFAGSPKVIKLDNLKAGVVDANFYEPVYQKEYKCLADHYGILLSPCRVYQPQEKGKVESGIKYVKNNFFAGRKFDRYEELTNGLANWLNKANSRIHGTTKRIPRELFEQEERSSLIPLPLETFDLSSWHNRKVAKDCHITIDNNYYSVPAKYIYSEVMVQLSPKLVQIFSIQNDLIARHVRTEGKGIFTTNPSHYAKYKRLCPGFIEYSEHYQQQMQQIGNNCSLLLESLQQTRVNDWQRCARGIISLRKVYNDDLIDKACHRALHYGISSYSKIKNILNSNAVNLPLPEFGGNNAELI